The Gimibacter soli genome includes a region encoding these proteins:
- a CDS encoding type I secretion system permease/ATPase yields the protein MSLQEDFQAAQVDLKKGLKLAAGYSFVGSLCLLAMPLFLFQVYSRVIASHSMETLIALAFIVIVVLIGYAIFDAARQYYLARAAVKFEGQLAGLVLAGEMARQMDTNRQTINDLSTVRSTIASSGFGSLFDLPMMPILLILIFFIHPVLGVVVLLGGAALIAVSAFGLIRTTPLNKQLTEEMQAASRALDDQLNSQELVRAQGLYRESVRRWGGRYGKILNSYLDTVVTNQVFASATKAGRQILQILIIGSGAALVLSNEASAGIIFATSIIGGKALAPVEALIAQWRQLKGGHESWKRLQARLEELSLPENRTPLPRPKGRITLDRVIYSPRPGMPPIIKSASVQIAGGDTVAMIGPSGAGKSTLARLIVGYLEPTLGRIALDGQELGVWDPVARGLHVGYMPQQVNFFEATIRENIARLRLDDDPTLAVSTAQSLGIHDMIMQFPMGYDTSIARGVFWPSGGQAQLIALARAFYGNPSVLVLDEPNAALDQMGERILHHAIKSAKRRGMTVIVVTQRPSLVQHVDKVIMMQGGEIKDFGPKDEVLARNGVKQAQRISVSAANEAEGQA from the coding sequence ATGAGTTTGCAAGAAGACTTCCAGGCAGCACAGGTTGACCTCAAAAAGGGCCTGAAGCTGGCTGCCGGCTATTCGTTTGTGGGGAGCCTTTGCCTGCTCGCCATGCCGCTGTTCCTGTTTCAGGTCTATAGCCGGGTCATCGCGTCGCACAGTATGGAGACGCTGATTGCGCTCGCCTTCATTGTGATCGTCGTGCTCATCGGCTACGCCATTTTCGATGCGGCGCGGCAATATTATCTGGCGCGGGCCGCTGTGAAATTCGAAGGCCAGCTTGCAGGCCTCGTTCTCGCGGGCGAAATGGCTCGCCAGATGGATACCAACCGCCAGACGATCAATGATCTCTCGACGGTGCGTTCAACGATCGCTTCTTCCGGTTTCGGGTCGCTTTTTGACCTGCCGATGATGCCGATCCTTCTGATCCTCATCTTCTTCATCCACCCGGTGCTGGGCGTGGTTGTCCTGTTGGGCGGGGCGGCACTCATTGCGGTCTCCGCCTTCGGACTTATACGGACTACGCCGTTGAACAAGCAGCTGACGGAAGAGATGCAGGCAGCCAGCCGCGCCCTTGATGACCAGCTGAATTCGCAGGAACTCGTCCGTGCCCAGGGCCTCTACCGCGAAAGTGTGCGGCGCTGGGGCGGGCGTTATGGCAAGATCCTGAACAGCTATCTTGATACTGTCGTCACCAACCAGGTCTTCGCGTCGGCCACCAAGGCCGGCCGTCAGATCCTGCAGATCCTGATCATCGGGTCCGGTGCCGCGCTCGTTCTCAGCAATGAAGCGTCAGCCGGCATCATTTTCGCCACCTCGATCATCGGCGGCAAAGCGCTCGCGCCCGTAGAAGCCCTGATTGCCCAGTGGCGTCAGCTTAAAGGCGGTCACGAATCGTGGAAGCGCCTGCAGGCGCGTCTTGAAGAACTGAGTCTGCCTGAAAACCGCACGCCGCTGCCGCGCCCCAAGGGTCGCATCACCCTCGACCGTGTGATCTACAGCCCGCGCCCTGGCATGCCGCCGATCATTAAAAGCGCCTCGGTGCAGATCGCCGGTGGCGATACCGTCGCCATGATCGGTCCGTCTGGTGCCGGCAAATCGACGCTGGCCCGCCTGATCGTCGGCTATCTGGAACCTACCCTCGGGCGCATTGCGCTCGATGGACAGGAACTTGGCGTCTGGGATCCTGTGGCGCGCGGCCTGCACGTTGGCTATATGCCGCAGCAGGTCAATTTCTTCGAGGCGACAATCCGCGAGAATATCGCGCGCCTGCGCCTTGATGATGATCCGACCCTCGCGGTTTCCACGGCGCAAAGCCTGGGTATTCATGACATGATCATGCAGTTTCCGATGGGGTATGACACGTCGATTGCGCGGGGTGTCTTCTGGCCGTCGGGCGGTCAGGCGCAGCTTATTGCGCTGGCCCGCGCCTTTTATGGCAACCCTTCGGTTCTGGTACTTGATGAGCCGAACGCAGCGCTCGACCAGATGGGCGAACGCATCCTCCATCATGCGATCAAGAGCGCCAAGCGGCGCGGCATGACCGTGATCGTGGTGACCCAGCGTCCGTCGCTTGTCCAGCATGTGGACAAGGTGATCATGATGCAGGGCGGCGAGATCAAGGATTTTGGCCCGAAAGACGAAGTGCTGGCACGCAACGGCGTGAAACAGGCACAGCGCATTTCGGTCAGTGCCGCCAACGAGGCGGAAGGACAAGCCTGA
- a CDS encoding HlyD family type I secretion periplasmic adaptor subunit has product MTTSNNTVAKMVPMPATIEDQFDRNGLTDWAANVQDTHGGLVTVAKITFLALVVIGGIWGSTVKIGGAVISGGRVIAVDRNRVVQHLEGGILKSLDVREGDIVKAGQVVAQLDDTRSAPDLANYLVQRVILEAQLARRRAEVNLTDTIDFAKIEGTTIALQPRVQEAIASQQGEFKAQRDSMLADLDIIDTRIQSLRKDIVSTDELIGALNSQNVLYNKELNDFRELLDKGLIRRTQVYATERKVTEMNANIAIKKLERNQILKDIDGLESQKRQVQLQYVEEASRQISELQRNLNTLDEAITRLQDSVERARIKSPVDGTVFKITARTLGAVIQPGQPIMEIFPNNDKLTIEAYVNVRDIEQIHNRQKVNVVFPSNRLNPSQTIPGEVTYLSADAVITEANPSGNYIAHVQVDPGQTDQDILPGNLAEVYFVTEPKTFFAYMFEPITRFAFRTFKG; this is encoded by the coding sequence ATGACGACAAGCAACAATACAGTCGCGAAAATGGTGCCGATGCCGGCGACAATCGAGGATCAGTTCGATCGCAACGGCCTCACCGATTGGGCGGCGAACGTGCAGGATACCCATGGCGGTCTGGTGACGGTCGCCAAGATCACATTCCTGGCGCTCGTGGTGATTGGCGGCATCTGGGGTTCCACGGTCAAGATCGGCGGGGCTGTCATCTCCGGGGGGCGCGTTATCGCCGTGGACCGCAACCGCGTTGTCCAGCACCTTGAAGGCGGCATCCTGAAAAGCCTTGATGTCCGCGAGGGCGATATCGTCAAGGCAGGGCAGGTTGTGGCCCAGCTGGATGACACCCGCTCGGCGCCTGATCTTGCGAACTATCTGGTCCAGCGGGTCATTCTGGAAGCACAGCTGGCGCGCCGCCGCGCCGAGGTGAACCTGACCGATACGATTGACTTCGCGAAGATCGAAGGGACAACGATCGCCTTGCAGCCGCGCGTTCAGGAAGCGATCGCCAGCCAGCAGGGCGAGTTCAAAGCACAGCGCGATTCCATGCTGGCGGACCTTGATATCATCGACACAAGAATCCAGTCGCTGCGCAAGGATATTGTCTCGACGGACGAACTGATCGGCGCGCTGAACAGCCAGAACGTTCTTTACAACAAGGAACTGAATGACTTCCGCGAGCTGCTGGACAAGGGCCTGATCCGCCGGACGCAGGTTTACGCCACCGAGCGCAAGGTGACGGAAATGAACGCGAATATCGCGATCAAGAAGCTGGAACGCAACCAGATCCTCAAGGATATCGATGGTCTGGAGAGCCAGAAACGGCAGGTCCAGCTGCAATATGTTGAAGAGGCGAGCCGCCAGATCAGCGAGCTGCAGCGCAACCTCAACACGCTGGACGAAGCAATCACCCGCCTGCAGGATTCGGTCGAACGCGCCCGGATCAAGTCGCCGGTTGATGGTACCGTCTTCAAGATCACGGCCCGCACGCTCGGTGCCGTTATCCAGCCCGGCCAGCCGATCATGGAAATCTTCCCGAATAACGACAAGCTGACGATCGAGGCCTATGTCAATGTGCGGGATATCGAGCAGATTCATAACCGGCAGAAGGTGAATGTCGTCTTCCCGTCGAACCGGCTGAACCCCAGCCAGACGATCCCGGGCGAGGTAACCTATCTTTCGGCGGATGCGGTGATTACCGAGGCCAATCCTTCCGGCAACTATATCGCCCACGTTCAGGTGGACCCCGGCCAGACCGATCAGGATATCCTGCCCGGCAACCTTGCCGAGGTCTATTTCGTGACCGAGCCGAAGACCTTCTTTGCCTATATGTTTGAACCGATCACCCGGTTTGCCTTCAGGACATTCAAGGGTTGA
- a CDS encoding DUF6212 domain-containing protein has protein sequence MTELKLTAAAAAVLYGHQQTILFDDGMVARYGRLVRMAGMAVVLGTSDGRFYLANEKPADATMAFYGVPANLRLVVAGRGFRRVLGRIEDAYEEAGAHLRPVFHSLRLWPLAWVGLYRALVKAQAAAVRDTGERTADLTRQIVFLREQSEDRALQVELARRMLAGAGIDSHFPVFEAAADGESIGPGHDVDCLSFSQILPVGIGAAGRIVLPVFAPEEKPSAGQLVVRVLRAADDACLASHEVEFAAVDTDSITLDLPTAGPVVYGDLILNVEWQPAGKTAGKAVPHFRLATAHANRFGADGRTLGLGIFRRLDGDSEMPPASPAVMPVRRITPVRFAEVMDSVVIPGGREAMVAAHAKSGIMAVRFHEDAGFLQLHPAPDRPSCVAFTAVCPSAWMQITARIANASTAAPAYRFVLAHVPHGAGGDTVLMGRIAAAASEGGVVPDVIWAAEVLKGGDHGRLILSQPAGRGAVGDIVCMALPTDGGVAYGWCRWHSLDIESLPATQLA, from the coding sequence ATGACAGAGCTGAAGCTCACGGCGGCTGCCGCAGCGGTACTGTATGGCCATCAGCAGACCATCCTGTTTGATGACGGGATGGTTGCCCGCTATGGCCGCCTAGTGCGCATGGCGGGGATGGCTGTCGTGCTTGGCACGTCTGACGGTCGCTTCTACCTGGCGAACGAGAAGCCGGCGGATGCCACGATGGCCTTTTACGGCGTTCCCGCCAACCTGCGGCTGGTGGTTGCCGGACGCGGCTTCCGGCGTGTTCTTGGCAGGATCGAAGATGCATATGAAGAAGCCGGTGCGCACTTGCGCCCGGTCTTCCATTCGCTGCGCCTCTGGCCCCTCGCATGGGTTGGCCTGTATCGTGCCCTGGTCAAGGCGCAGGCCGCCGCGGTACGGGATACCGGGGAGCGGACAGCAGACCTGACCCGACAGATCGTTTTCCTGCGCGAGCAATCCGAAGACCGCGCGCTGCAGGTGGAACTGGCGCGGCGCATGCTGGCGGGCGCCGGCATCGATAGCCATTTCCCGGTTTTTGAAGCTGCCGCCGACGGCGAAAGCATTGGCCCCGGCCATGACGTTGATTGCCTTTCCTTCAGCCAGATATTGCCGGTGGGCATCGGGGCAGCGGGCCGCATCGTGCTGCCGGTCTTTGCGCCAGAAGAAAAGCCTTCTGCGGGGCAACTTGTCGTGCGGGTCCTGCGCGCGGCGGATGACGCGTGCCTCGCCAGCCATGAGGTTGAATTTGCGGCGGTGGACACGGATTCCATCACGCTTGACCTGCCGACAGCGGGGCCGGTCGTTTACGGGGACCTGATCCTGAACGTTGAGTGGCAGCCTGCGGGCAAGACGGCGGGTAAAGCTGTGCCCCATTTCCGCCTCGCGACCGCGCACGCCAACCGCTTCGGCGCAGACGGGCGCACGCTTGGCCTCGGCATTTTCCGGCGGCTCGACGGCGATAGTGAAATGCCTCCTGCCTCGCCGGCGGTGATGCCGGTTCGCCGCATCACACCGGTGCGCTTCGCCGAGGTTATGGACAGCGTCGTCATCCCCGGTGGCCGGGAAGCCATGGTGGCAGCGCATGCGAAATCCGGCATCATGGCTGTGCGCTTTCATGAAGATGCCGGCTTCCTGCAACTCCACCCGGCGCCCGATCGGCCGTCCTGCGTTGCTTTTACCGCCGTTTGTCCGTCCGCATGGATGCAGATCACAGCGCGCATCGCAAATGCCAGCACAGCAGCACCCGCCTACCGTTTCGTGCTTGCCCATGTGCCGCACGGTGCAGGCGGAGATACGGTGCTGATGGGCCGGATCGCGGCAGCTGCGTCGGAAGGCGGTGTTGTGCCTGACGTTATCTGGGCAGCGGAAGTGCTGAAAGGCGGCGACCATGGACGGCTAATTCTTAGCCAACCTGCGGGCCGCGGTGCAGTTGGCGATATCGTCTGCATGGCCCTGCCGACAGATGGCGGCGTTGCCTATGGCTGGTGTCGCTGGCATAGCCTCGATATCGAATCTCTCCCCGCTACACAGCTGGCCTGA